GTCCAAATACTTCACCTACCTCTCAACTACCGGGCTAGCAGGCCTGGTCATCCTCGGGACAAACTCCGAAGCCTTCCTGTTGACCCGCGAAGAGCGTTCCCGGGTCATCTCGACAGCGCGTCAGGCTGTTGGCTCGGATTTCCCGCTCATGGCTGGCGTGGGCGCGCACTCGACGAAGCAGGTGCTAGAGCTTGTGCGGGACGCGAAGGAGGCGGGGGCGGATTATGCGCTTGTCCTGCCGCCGGCGTATTTCGGGAAGGCGACGGATATGAACGTTGTCAAGAGATTTTTCAGCGACGTGGCGAGGGAGTCTCCGTTGCCGGTTGTTGTGTATAACTTCCCCGGGGTGTGTAATGGGGTCGATCTTGATTCTGAGACGATCACGGCTATTGTGCAGGAGTCGAAGAAGAGTAGGCCGGATGGAGTGTCGAATGTCGTTGGTGTCAAGCTGACGTGTGCTTCTGTTGGGAAGATTACCCGTCTTGCTGCTACGTTCCCCAAGGAGGAGTTTGCCGTTTATGGTGGTCAGTCTGATTTCCTCATCGGTGGTCTCAGTGTAGGATCCGCGGGCTGCATCGCAGCGTTCGCAAACGCATTCCCCAAGACTGCATCGAGAGTCTATGACCTGTACACGACCGGCAAAATTGATCAAGCAATTGAACTTCAGCGAAAAGCAGCCTTGGCGGAAAGTCCGGTTAAGAGTGGGATTGCGTCGACCAAGTATGCGGCTGCGGTTTTCACGGCACCGTTGGCGGGGATTGAGGGAGCGGAAAAGAAGTTGAAACCCAGAACACCATACGGAGAGCCTGCTGAAGGAGTGAAGAAGTCAGTCAAGGAGGGAATGGGGGGTTTGCTGGAGGTTGAGCAAAGCTTATAGGTTTGAGCCGTTTATAGGGTTATGGCGAGGTTGATGCCAACTGCGTGTCATGGTATCTGTCAGTAGAGTAACACAGGGAGAAATTTTTGAATGCCCAAGTCCAGAGTAAAATGATCACTAAAGGGAGAACAACTCTGACAGCCATAAAGAACTCAATGAAACGAAGCCCTCGGCCGAGAGGACGGTGAATTCACTTGGTTACTCAATATCAGAATGTTCTTTTCCAACCAATTCACCACACATATTACCAAACAGAGTCTTTTGCATTGACCTGTGTTCGTAGGCCACCGCAACGCCTGTTGAAGTAGTTTCCTCGCCGTGCATGAACACGGGACAACCACCAAAAAGACGTATTTCGACGAGCAAGCCAAGACATAAATGTCATCATACGATGCGCTTATAGGCACCATATTGCAATGGAGTGTTTTGTTAGCACAAGCAAAGAGCAAGCAGTGTGAAGCTCTGCCGTCGGGAAGAGTCCGAGCTTGTTTGATATAGCATTTCCCCGAGGCTAGCCCGACAACGATCCGGGGCTGGGGTAACGGCTGCGATGATGTTTCGTAATTAGAATCAGAGAGCTCTATATGGTCGATGTGGATTATATGGATAAATGTATGACCTACATAGCACAACGCCAGCGGGCTTCTACGGAGTCGGCTGAAATGACAGGTCAGCGGGACAGCCAACAAGAACACTGTAACACAAGCCGTCCCGCGTGAAGCATCGGTATCGAGTGCATGTCGGTCACCTGCAGCCTGAGAACGGAGCTTTTGGTGTGCATGAATCTAGTCCACTCCCCGTTACGGTTACCCGATTCATAGGAGCCGAATCCGTAAGCAAGCTCCGGTATGACAAGGTCAATCCTCGGACCGGTGTGAAGACATATAAAGTTCCTCTTCGTCCGATCCGTGTAAACCCGAGGATATGGAATATAATGCCGCATCGTGGGTGGGACTTGACTTAGAGCTGTGTCTATGGCTTCCTGTGCATGTAGGAAATAGTGACCTCCACCAATAAGACTTGTTTAATCTGGCTCAATGGAATAAGCATGCTAAGAGCCGAGCGCGTCTATGTGAAGGACAATTTCCGATTATATTCGGTGCACTTGTATTGTCCGTAGGTGCAGTAAGCCAGACGGCATTCCCGAGATAACAACAAGTGGTTGGCCAAGCAATCATATTTGTGCCGTTCTAACATTAAAACCATATCGGGGTCGGCACGAATACATATTCGTAACATTTTGAGATattcgcattcgcattcgTAGTGCGAAATGTCTACGAATACGAATGCGAATTACAAATATTCGTAACGAATACGAATATATTTGTTATTCGTGCCGACCCCTAAAACCATAGAAGAAATAAACGTGTCTCTGAGTGCAGTTGTAGATTGGACGGGAGAGTGTGTGGAGGCTGAAGTTGGACGGCAGTCTGAGGCAGTGTCATGCTCTCCGCGGGGTTCCCTTTTGGGAATAGCACCTTCTCCACGTGTTTCCCCATTgtataacgtactccacatgcgaatgtaacacacgggcgaatgtaacacgaaatcgctccgccgcgatgttaactccaacatttccaccaatgcactaaaattccattaatactattcagaatcatcttcctcagacatctctactactatctgacaggaacgcgcattgtgtccggcctttccgcaattgccacagcgccgcgcgcgtgtctcagtccgtggtcgccgaccagccctaatgcgtgtttcctcctttagttgcacctcaacctccatttgatcccctaattcctgagcttccagtatagaaagcgaccctcctttccttagacgtgtttttttagccctccggcgtttgctaagggcctcgtttgccgcccgaagatcatgaatctctgcttccatcaaatccatcttatgcattattctcgtcgtgcctttcgcaaggatgtcaacagcattcaatattgatgttggagagctatcttggtgatgagagattcggcgttttataaggtttgtctgggatgatgcttcaattgggttatttggcgttttagagacccagctatgggaggtactcggtcgtgaatttgatggtgttggcgt
This region of Aspergillus chevalieri M1 DNA, chromosome 4, nearly complete sequence genomic DNA includes:
- a CDS encoding dihydrodipicolinate synthase family protein (COG:E;~EggNog:ENOG410PM2D;~InterPro:IPR002220,IPR013785;~PFAM:PF00701;~go_function: GO:0003824 - catalytic activity [Evidence IEA];~go_function: GO:0016829 - lyase activity [Evidence IEA]); translated protein: MGSISTNKPHVPKPGVWCPAVTFFDPSTDEIDFASQSKYFTYLSTTGLAGLVILGTNSEAFLLTREERSRVISTARQAVGSDFPLMAGVGAHSTKQVLELVRDAKEAGADYALVLPPAYFGKATDMNVVKRFFSDVARESPLPVVVYNFPGVCNGVDLDSETITAIVQESKKSRPDGVSNVVGVKLTCASVGKITRLAATFPKEEFAVYGGQSDFLIGGLSVGSAGCIAAFANAFPKTASRVYDLYTTGKIDQAIELQRKAALAESPVKSGIASTKYAAAVFTAPLAGIEGAEKKLKPRTPYGEPAEGVKKSVKEGMGGLLEVEQSL